In [Leptolyngbya] sp. PCC 7376, a genomic segment contains:
- a CDS encoding YkgJ family cysteine cluster protein codes for MATWQCIENCGACCHLEPGDRPDLEDYLTPEQLTKYMSMVGEDGWCINYDKDNRKCSIYEERPRFCRVLPETFDEMFEVPKDELQQFAIDCCVEHIESIYGDESPEMERYVTKVVQANT; via the coding sequence ATGGCAACTTGGCAATGTATTGAAAACTGTGGAGCTTGTTGTCACCTAGAACCCGGCGATCGCCCCGATTTAGAAGACTATCTCACTCCTGAACAGCTCACTAAATATATGTCGATGGTTGGGGAAGATGGCTGGTGCATTAATTACGATAAAGACAACCGTAAATGCAGCATTTATGAGGAGAGACCTCGTTTTTGCCGCGTTTTGCCCGAAACTTTTGATGAAATGTTTGAAGTGCCCAAAGACGAGTTACAGCAGTTTGCCATTGATTGTTGTGTAGAGCATATCGAAAGTATCTATGGCGACGAAAGCCCGGAAATGGAGCGCTACGTCACTAAGGTTGTGCAAGCCAACACCTAA